In the genome of Drosophila pseudoobscura strain MV-25-SWS-2005 chromosome 3, UCI_Dpse_MV25, whole genome shotgun sequence, one region contains:
- the Dso1 gene encoding immune-induced peptide 4, which translates to MKFFQAAALLLAMLAALANAEPVPKPGTVLVQTDNVQYIRTG; encoded by the exons atgAAATTCTTCCAAGCCGCTGCCCTGCTCCTGGCCATGCTCGCCGCCCTGGCCAACGCGGAGCCCGTTCCCAAGC CTGGAACTGTGCTGGTCCAGACGGACAATGTCCAGTACATTCGCACCGGCTAG
- the Dso2 gene encoding immune-induced peptide 14, which yields MNCLKICGFVFALIAALTTAEAATQVLNAGGHTLIQTDRTQYIRKN from the exons ATGAACTGCCTGAAGATATGCGGCTTTGTATTTGCTCTCATTGCGGCCCTCACGACGGCGGAGGCTG CTACCCAAGTGCTGAATGCTGGCGGCCATACCCTCATCCAAACGGACCGTACTCAGTACATACGCAAAAACTAA